In a single window of the Photobacterium profundum SS9 genome:
- a CDS encoding two-component sensor, which produces MNETYRNMYKKKKIGLAKQLLFFILLMSTVFTLIITGLNLYRDYKEDLASIDERMTQIEGSFLSSLTASLWVEDRELLLTQAEGIMHLPSIHYLSIIDSDGTVVQLGSELQEYKHEKVWEMQHTVGKRQYTLATLTVQSDLYTVYQGLFDKFIFLLVSQTIKIFLFAISSCILLIVSLYGHLR; this is translated from the coding sequence ATGAATGAGACGTATCGCAATATGTACAAAAAGAAAAAAATTGGATTAGCAAAGCAGCTTCTGTTTTTTATCTTACTTATGAGTACAGTGTTCACCTTAATTATTACAGGGCTGAATTTATACCGTGATTATAAGGAAGATTTAGCGAGTATCGATGAACGAATGACACAAATTGAAGGCAGCTTTTTATCAAGCCTTACCGCGAGTTTGTGGGTGGAGGATCGTGAACTATTACTGACGCAGGCTGAAGGTATAATGCATTTGCCTAGCATTCATTATCTATCGATTATAGATTCTGACGGTACTGTTGTTCAGTTAGGCAGCGAATTACAGGAATATAAACACGAAAAAGTGTGGGAGATGCAACATACTGTTGGCAAAAGGCAGTACACGTTAGCTACGCTTACGGTTCAATCTGATCTGTACACTGTTTATCAAGGGTTGTTTGATAAGTTTATTTTTCTATTGGTTTCTCAAACGATCAAAATCTTCTTGTTCGCTATTTCATCTTGTATTTTGCTTATCGTATCGTTGTACGGCCACTTACGTTGA
- a CDS encoding response regulator, which yields MSLAVSNFDDDKVPQRINLKGRRFDDEISTLTETYNSSVNRIRDHYDELELAREEAEEANRKKSEFLANMSHEIRTPMNGIIGLSSLLQEMDMPKDQKEYIQMLNISSLSLLDLINDILDFSKIEAGRLELEHTSLNLFELNKEVESIFLVKASEKSIAFQCSIDKRIPPMLLGDATQLRQVLNNLVSNAIKFTHTGYVHLHTQLETDTDTETTIRFEVIDSGIGVSADKHEAVFDKFQQADGSTTRKYGGTGLGLSICRQIVHLMGGEIKISSEVDKGSTFYFTITFEKNVLVSASLEDSKALSEISVLLVDDSMLNMRITSAQLNNFGAKSICCDDATQAIDIVKQAIANKNPFDLVIIDKIMPHLDGFELAQLLTKEFGLDCPRLMMISAGPQMGDDLKAKQVGILACLSRPYKESNLKWTVKRVIKMTSDEVIATPLNCKRSLNGTETSQALSNATSPVMTPEMTTPENFLQSVHHANMPQASEINFLPKSNAEVKKASSPEESGVITNDSTAALTRELDPEASTPRAKVLVVEDAVVNQKVAKMMLEKLGVEVMIASNGQIGVDMYQEHDFDMIFMDCQMPVLDGFGATKAIRNLEQNTSHIPIIALTANVVKEEKDKCYEAGMDDFVSKPVSKKVLSAVLEKHLAIVLLAKKDITIKNNI from the coding sequence ATGTCTTTGGCTGTCAGTAATTTTGATGATGACAAAGTACCACAGCGTATTAATTTAAAAGGCAGGCGTTTTGATGATGAAATATCGACGCTAACTGAAACATATAATAGTTCTGTTAACCGAATCAGAGATCATTACGATGAACTTGAATTAGCAAGAGAGGAAGCTGAAGAAGCTAACCGTAAGAAAAGTGAGTTCTTGGCAAACATGAGCCACGAAATTAGAACACCAATGAATGGGATTATTGGCTTATCATCTTTATTGCAAGAGATGGACATGCCAAAAGACCAAAAAGAATATATCCAGATGTTAAATATATCGTCTCTTTCATTACTTGATTTGATCAATGACATTCTCGATTTCTCTAAAATTGAAGCAGGGCGTTTAGAGTTAGAACATACATCGCTGAATTTGTTTGAATTGAATAAAGAAGTGGAATCCATATTCTTAGTAAAAGCGTCAGAAAAAAGTATTGCCTTCCAATGCTCTATTGATAAACGCATACCACCAATGTTGCTTGGTGATGCAACTCAACTTCGACAAGTGCTGAATAATTTAGTGAGTAATGCCATTAAATTTACCCATACAGGCTATGTTCACCTTCATACTCAATTAGAAACAGATACGGATACTGAAACAACAATACGATTTGAAGTAATAGACAGTGGTATTGGTGTTTCAGCAGATAAGCATGAAGCTGTGTTTGATAAGTTTCAACAAGCTGATGGTAGTACTACGCGTAAATACGGTGGTACAGGGTTAGGTTTATCGATTTGTCGTCAAATAGTTCATTTGATGGGGGGAGAGATAAAGATAAGCAGTGAAGTAGATAAGGGTAGCACCTTTTACTTTACGATAACGTTTGAAAAAAATGTATTAGTGTCGGCTTCGTTGGAAGACAGTAAAGCACTATCGGAGATATCCGTTTTACTGGTCGATGATAGTATGCTGAATATGCGGATCACTTCTGCTCAGTTAAACAATTTCGGCGCTAAATCGATCTGTTGTGACGATGCGACACAAGCAATCGATATTGTTAAGCAAGCTATTGCGAATAAAAACCCGTTTGATTTAGTTATCATTGATAAAATTATGCCACACCTTGATGGTTTTGAACTGGCGCAATTACTGACTAAAGAGTTTGGTCTGGATTGTCCTCGCCTGATGATGATTTCTGCTGGCCCTCAGATGGGCGATGATCTAAAGGCGAAACAAGTCGGCATTTTAGCGTGCTTATCGAGACCGTATAAAGAAAGCAATCTAAAGTGGACGGTTAAGCGCGTTATTAAGATGACTTCAGATGAAGTCATCGCGACTCCTCTAAATTGTAAACGGAGTCTAAACGGTACAGAGACATCTCAGGCGTTAAGCAATGCAACATCACCAGTCATGACACCTGAAATGACAACACCTGAAAATTTTTTACAATCAGTACACCATGCCAACATGCCTCAAGCGAGTGAAATTAATTTCTTACCGAAGTCGAATGCCGAGGTCAAAAAAGCAAGCTCACCTGAAGAATCTGGTGTAATAACAAATGATTCAACTGCTGCTTTAACCCGTGAATTGGACCCTGAAGCATCAACACCAAGAGCGAAAGTTTTGGTGGTTGAAGATGCTGTTGTGAACCAAAAAGTGGCAAAAATGATGCTTGAAAAGTTGGGTGTTGAAGTCATGATTGCAAGTAACGGTCAAATTGGTGTCGATATGTATCAAGAACATGATTTTGATATGATATTTATGGATTGTCAGATGCCAGTTCTTGATGGTTTTGGGGCGACAAAAGCAATACGAAATCTTGAACAAAATACATCACACATTCCTATTATTGCTTTAACGGCAAATGTTGTTAAAGAAGAAAAGGATAAATGCTATGAAGCAGGAATGGATGACTTTGTGTCTAAACCGGTAAGCAAAAAAGTATTATCAGCGGTGCTGGAGAAACATTTGGCTATAGTTCTTTTAGCGAAAAAAGACATTACTATCAAAAATAATATTTAG
- a CDS encoding IS66 family transposase, with amino-acid sequence MKINLPDIPESEQTPLVKGLIGIIEQLSDTVERQQEEITLLKDEINVLKGQKKRPKFKPSKLDTNTDEKSDQGSTDNKRSGSTKRSKNQTLTIHQDNIVQPEQPLPIGARFKGYRDFVVQELEIQSCNVRYRLACYLLPDGSTVTATLPNGLAGQHFGTRLRSYILYQYHQCQVTQPLLLEQLREWGIDISSGQLNRLLTENHDDLHEEKAELLAAGLQSTGYITTDDTGARHQGKNGFVTHIGNEWFAWFQSSDRKNRINFLSLLRAGNKGYQVNTCALNYMATNKLPAPQLALLANTPVTNFGCEEEWSAHLVQLGIVVKRHIQIATEGALLGCASENEALGKLAVISDGAGQFKVLQHGLCWVHAERLVHKLIPLNEGHREDIAQVRDEIWSFYKELKEYKKQPCDTKKSALSKEFDRLFTQKTRYELLNQQLKRLNKLKSSLLLVLERPEIPIHTNGSENDLREQVKRRKVSGGTRSDLGRQCRDTFSSLKKTCRKLGVSFWKYLNDRISQSNVIPSLGSLVLQKAHPASAY; translated from the coding sequence ATGAAAATTAATCTCCCAGACATTCCAGAGTCAGAGCAAACCCCTTTGGTAAAAGGCTTAATTGGGATCATTGAGCAGCTTTCCGATACGGTTGAGCGCCAACAAGAAGAAATCACCCTCCTTAAAGACGAGATCAACGTACTAAAAGGGCAGAAAAAACGGCCCAAGTTCAAGCCGAGTAAACTCGACACAAATACCGATGAAAAGTCAGACCAAGGCTCGACTGATAACAAACGGTCCGGCTCTACCAAGCGTAGCAAAAATCAAACGCTGACCATTCATCAGGATAACATTGTCCAGCCAGAACAACCTTTACCTATCGGGGCACGATTCAAGGGCTACCGAGATTTTGTCGTCCAAGAGTTAGAGATACAGTCGTGCAATGTACGTTATCGCTTAGCTTGCTATCTATTACCTGATGGTTCGACGGTTACCGCTACCTTGCCTAATGGACTAGCAGGCCAACACTTTGGCACTCGACTAAGAAGCTACATCCTCTATCAGTATCATCAATGTCAGGTCACTCAGCCTCTGTTGTTGGAACAACTTAGAGAATGGGGTATCGATATTTCCAGTGGCCAATTAAATCGCTTATTGACCGAAAATCATGATGATTTGCATGAAGAAAAAGCCGAACTTCTGGCTGCAGGCCTGCAAAGCACTGGCTATATCACAACAGATGACACCGGAGCTAGGCATCAGGGCAAGAACGGTTTTGTCACCCACATAGGCAATGAGTGGTTTGCTTGGTTTCAAAGTTCAGACCGAAAAAATCGGATCAACTTCCTGTCACTCCTTCGGGCTGGAAACAAGGGTTATCAGGTGAACACCTGCGCACTAAACTATATGGCGACAAATAAACTCCCTGCTCCCCAGTTAGCATTGTTAGCAAACACACCAGTGACCAACTTTGGATGTGAGGAGGAATGGTCTGCTCATCTAGTTCAGCTGGGTATTGTCGTAAAAAGGCATATTCAAATAGCGACTGAAGGTGCCCTATTGGGTTGCGCGTCAGAGAATGAAGCTTTGGGTAAACTCGCTGTGATCAGTGATGGTGCTGGACAGTTTAAGGTTCTACAACATGGTTTGTGCTGGGTACATGCGGAGCGGTTGGTCCACAAGCTTATTCCGTTGAATGAGGGACATCGAGAAGACATCGCACAAGTACGTGATGAGATTTGGTCGTTCTACAAGGAGCTGAAAGAATACAAAAAACAGCCTTGCGACACGAAGAAATCAGCCCTGTCGAAGGAGTTCGATCGGCTATTTACTCAGAAAACCCGCTATGAGCTCCTTAATCAGCAACTAAAGCGGTTAAACAAATTAAAATCAAGCTTATTGCTGGTATTGGAACGACCAGAAATTCCAATCCATACAAATGGAAGCGAAAATGATCTAAGGGAGCAGGTCAAGCGGCGCAAAGTCAGTGGAGGTACTCGTAGTGATCTTGGCCGACAATGCCGAGATACCTTTTCCAGCCTGAAAAAAACGTGCCGAAAATTAGGGGTTTCCTTCTGGAAATATCTCAACGACCGAATTTCTCAAAGTAATGTAATCCCATCTTTAGGCTCTCTGGTGCTCCAGAAAGCCCACCCTGCCTCGGCTTATTGA
- a CDS encoding IS4-like element ISPpr4 family transposase: MTMTLFEQHQLPCILESRLSKRYQTLIMEHMTVNSSNAPGVKSLRHHTQSWASTQATWRFYHNEDVTFPMLSGPMLGLARSGVKESQSRYVLMAHDWCHINFAKHHSKLDKTKMSHALDVGYELQASLLVDANTGAPIAPAGLNLLTSNGIYQCRSQELQPKQSHLDSLFDSIHWQEQLHLDKPLVHVVDREADSAKDLRRLGSVHWLTRTKKGSTFRHEGQFKTAEIISRTISPDLKGVISLRGKEGYLFVGETTVELHRKSEKLASAAPTCRFVMSLVTDDEGKELARWYLLSNVLDVDATEIATWYCHRWNIESWFKLLKSDGHQLEKWQQTTAESILKRLITASVATTLIFKLYSDSSDEANEFKGFLVKLSGRLTKRTKPVTQPSLLAGLWVFLQMCEVLDTYTMDEINAMRQIASSFFAQSV, translated from the coding sequence TTGACGATGACTCTTTTTGAACAACATCAATTACCCTGTATCCTTGAATCAAGATTATCTAAGCGTTATCAGACCCTTATAATGGAACACATGACAGTTAATTCTAGCAATGCACCAGGTGTAAAATCTCTTCGCCACCACACACAATCATGGGCATCGACACAAGCAACATGGCGTTTTTATCATAATGAGGATGTGACTTTTCCTATGCTAAGTGGCCCGATGCTGGGACTTGCTCGTTCTGGTGTGAAAGAAAGTCAAAGTCGATATGTATTAATGGCTCATGATTGGTGCCATATCAATTTCGCTAAACATCATAGTAAGTTAGATAAAACTAAGATGTCACACGCTCTCGATGTTGGCTACGAACTGCAAGCGTCTTTATTGGTAGACGCAAATACTGGCGCACCCATTGCTCCAGCAGGCCTTAACTTACTGACAAGCAACGGTATTTATCAATGCCGAAGCCAAGAGTTACAACCCAAGCAAAGTCACCTAGATTCACTCTTTGACAGCATTCATTGGCAAGAACAATTACATTTAGACAAGCCCCTGGTGCATGTTGTTGATAGAGAAGCAGATTCAGCGAAAGACTTAAGACGTTTAGGCTCAGTTCACTGGCTAACTCGAACTAAAAAAGGCTCAACGTTCCGTCACGAAGGTCAGTTTAAAACGGCTGAAATCATCAGTCGAACAATCTCCCCAGACTTGAAAGGTGTTATTTCTCTTCGAGGTAAAGAGGGCTATTTGTTTGTTGGTGAAACGACTGTTGAGTTACACCGGAAATCAGAAAAGCTCGCGTCAGCGGCGCCCACCTGTCGCTTTGTTATGAGCCTGGTCACGGATGATGAAGGTAAAGAGCTAGCAAGATGGTATCTGCTGTCTAACGTGTTGGATGTTGATGCAACAGAGATCGCAACGTGGTATTGCCATCGCTGGAATATTGAATCTTGGTTTAAGTTATTGAAGTCAGATGGTCATCAGTTAGAAAAATGGCAGCAAACTACTGCGGAGTCAATATTAAAGCGTCTGATCACAGCCAGTGTTGCAACGACGTTGATATTTAAGCTTTATTCGGACAGCTCGGATGAAGCTAATGAATTTAAAGGTTTTTTGGTTAAGCTGAGTGGTCGTTTAACTAAGCGAACAAAGCCTGTCACTCAGCCATCACTGCTTGCGGGACTATGGGTTTTCCTACAAATGTGTGAAGTACTAGATACCTACACCATGGATGAGATAAACGCGATGAGGCAAATAGCCAGTTCGTTTTTTGCTCAATCTGTGTAG
- a CDS encoding substrate-binding periplasmic protein has product MKGLFSISTAIMLSCASFQASSETINYYVIAKQATPFQIESPDKTHKGIVTDIVKAVFNGSKYDIDYHVYPFNRMISLLEQGGEANWITYGSPNWGGVQAESLSEMPIYNVKHSLVTSTNNTFDFNSMKDMDEKVIVLLHGFDYPQLVPYFDNGNVEELRVKDYKAAFRVIKKLPGETAFVEMQSRIKYNLSQQNLDSDAYRVQSFSSVIPDYPIYLAFDPKMDADIQAFINERLKTLKSTGKLDDIIHNYI; this is encoded by the coding sequence ATGAAAGGACTTTTTTCTATATCAACCGCAATAATGTTAAGTTGTGCCAGTTTTCAAGCATCATCTGAGACAATTAATTATTACGTTATCGCAAAACAAGCCACTCCGTTCCAAATTGAATCACCAGATAAAACACACAAAGGAATAGTGACAGATATTGTAAAAGCGGTATTTAACGGCAGTAAATACGATATCGATTACCATGTTTACCCTTTTAACCGAATGATATCTTTATTAGAACAAGGTGGCGAAGCGAATTGGATAACCTATGGCAGTCCTAATTGGGGAGGCGTTCAAGCCGAAAGCCTATCGGAGATGCCTATTTATAATGTTAAGCATTCACTCGTTACAAGTACTAATAACACGTTTGACTTCAACTCGATGAAAGATATGGATGAGAAAGTTATCGTTCTTCTTCATGGTTTTGACTACCCGCAACTTGTCCCTTACTTTGACAATGGCAACGTCGAGGAATTGAGAGTAAAAGACTACAAAGCGGCATTTCGTGTTATTAAAAAATTACCCGGAGAGACGGCTTTTGTTGAAATGCAGTCACGTATTAAATACAACCTCAGCCAGCAAAATCTCGACTCCGATGCCTATCGAGTGCAATCCTTCAGTAGTGTAATTCCAGACTATCCAATTTATCTTGCTTTTGATCCAAAAATGGATGCAGATATACAAGCCTTTATCAATGAACGCCTTAAAACATTAAAAAGCACAGGTAAACTCGACGATATAATTCATAACTATATCTAG